A window of the Cannabis sativa cultivar Pink pepper isolate KNU-18-1 chromosome X, ASM2916894v1, whole genome shotgun sequence genome harbors these coding sequences:
- the LOC115720225 gene encoding glycosyltransferase BC10, whose product MLSPTPLSLICALLLCLPLAVVFTITSPTTTPTATTAITTTIPRTRNLSKTQQQETTFSAAKRHQKIDIKSISLPPPSRPHLPPPPPPPPPPPPKDDELLFSLASRVNSRPLPRKSPKKLAFMFLTTTPLPFAPLWELYFNQTPKTLYNIYIHADPTHQYDPPFSGVFARRVIHSKPSERLTPSLTLAARRLLAHALLDDPSNAMFALLSPSCVPLHSFNFTYRTLIRSKKSFIEILEHEPWSYIRWAARGPEAMLPEVRFEDFRIGSQFWVLTRKHARLIVRDRKLWSKFSLPCVTLDTCYPEENYFPTLLNMLDYRGCVPATLTHVDWAGRSDGHPRTYEASEVGPELIQTLRSDLPRYGDMEINGTDSSVSKRFDHSHRRDPFLFARKFSPDAAEPLMSIARDVILRV is encoded by the coding sequence ATGCTTTCCCCAACTCCACTCTCTCTCATTTGTGCTCTACTTCTTTGTTTACCCTTAGCTGTAGTCTTCACCATAACTAGCCCCACCACTACTCCTACTGCAACCACCGCCATCACCACAACCATTCCCCGTACCCGTAATCTTTCTAAAACTCAACAACAAGAAACTACTTTCTCAGCTGCCAAACGTCATCAAAAGATCGATATCAAATCAATCTCTCTCCCTCCACCATCACGACCACACCTACCGCCACCTCCACCTCCACCTCCACCTCCGCCGCCCAAGGACGATGAGTTGCTATTCTCACTCGCTTCCCGAGTTAACTCGAGACCGCTGCCTCGTAAGTCGCCGAAGAAGTTGGCTTTTATGTTCCTCACTACAACCCCACTCCCATTCGCACCGCTTTGGGAGCTCTACTTTAACCAAACCCCAAAAACCCTTTACAACATCTACATCCACGCCGACCCGACCCATCAGTACGACCCGCCGTTTTCCGGAGTGTTCGCTCGACGAGTCATTCATTCTAAACCTTCCGAAAGACTTACACCTTCACTTACCTTGGCGGCGCGTCGGCTGTTAGCTCACGCGCTTCTAGACGATCCGTCGAATGCCATGTTCGCTCTGCTCTCACCCTCGTGCGTTCCGCTACACTCGTTCAACTTCACTTACCGGACTTTGATCCGGTCCAAGAAAAGCTTCATCGAGATTCTTGAGCACGAACCGTGGAGCTACATCAGGTGGGCTGCGCGTGGTCCGGAAGCAATGCTGCCGGAAGTTAGATTTGAGGATTTTCGGATCGGGTCACAGTTCTGGGTCTTGACACGTAAGCACGCGAGGCTAATCGTCAGAGATCGCAAGCTTTGGTCCAAATTCAGCTTACCGTGCGTGACATTAGACACGTGCTATCCCGAAGAGAATTACTTTCCTACCCTTCTTAACATGCTTGACTACCGGGGGTGCGTACCTGCCACGCTCACGCACGTGGACTGGGCGGGCAGATCCGACGGTCATCCTCGCACGTACGAGGCATCCGAAGTGGGACCCGAGTTAATCCAGACGCTTAGAAGTGACTTGCCAAGGTACGGTGATATGGAAATCAACGGCACAGATTCTTCAGTAAGCAAAAGGTTTGACCACAGCCACAGGCGTGACCCCTTCTTGTTCGCCAGAAAATTCTCTCCGGACGCCGCTGAACCACTGATGAGTATTGCACGTGACGTCATTTTAAGGGTGTAG